A genomic region of Streptomyces sp. NBC_00247 contains the following coding sequences:
- a CDS encoding branched-chain amino acid aminotransferase: protein MTTPTIELKPTSSPLSDAEREAILSAPGFGRHFSDHMVTIRWTEGRGWHDAQLVPYAPLSLDPATMVLHYAQEIFEGLKAYRQPDGTVATFRPEANAQRFQRSAHRLGMPELPVETFIGACDALVQQDKAWVPAHGGEESFYLRPFMIATEVGLGVKPANEYLFLVIGSPAGAYFAGGVKPVSIWLSEDRVRAVPGGMGDAKTGGNYAASLLAQAEATAKGCDQVAYLDAVEHKWVEELGGMNLYFVYDNHIVTPALTGSLLAGVTRDSLLTVARDLGYTSEEGRVSIDQWREDSANGTLKEVFACGTAAVITPVGTVKSAGGEWTQGDGTPGETTMKLRDRLLDIQRGIAEDTHGWMHPLGD, encoded by the coding sequence ATGACGACGCCCACGATCGAGCTCAAGCCCACCTCGTCCCCGCTGTCCGACGCGGAGCGCGAGGCGATCCTCTCCGCCCCCGGATTCGGCCGCCACTTCTCGGACCACATGGTCACCATCCGGTGGACGGAGGGCCGCGGCTGGCACGACGCCCAGCTCGTCCCGTACGCCCCGCTCTCCCTCGACCCGGCGACGATGGTCCTGCACTACGCGCAGGAGATCTTCGAAGGGCTGAAGGCGTACCGGCAGCCCGACGGCACCGTCGCCACCTTCCGCCCCGAGGCCAACGCCCAGCGCTTCCAGCGCTCCGCGCACCGACTGGGCATGCCGGAGCTGCCGGTGGAGACCTTCATCGGGGCCTGTGACGCGCTGGTCCAGCAGGACAAGGCGTGGGTCCCGGCGCACGGCGGTGAGGAGTCCTTCTACCTGCGCCCGTTCATGATCGCCACCGAGGTCGGCCTCGGTGTGAAGCCCGCCAACGAGTACCTCTTCCTCGTCATCGGCTCCCCGGCCGGCGCCTACTTCGCCGGCGGTGTGAAGCCGGTCTCCATCTGGCTCTCCGAGGACCGGGTCCGCGCCGTCCCGGGCGGCATGGGCGACGCCAAGACCGGCGGCAACTACGCCGCGTCCCTGCTCGCCCAGGCCGAGGCCACCGCGAAGGGCTGCGACCAGGTCGCCTACCTCGACGCCGTGGAGCACAAGTGGGTCGAGGAGCTCGGCGGGATGAACCTCTACTTCGTGTACGACAACCACATCGTCACCCCCGCTCTCACCGGCTCCCTGCTCGCCGGTGTCACCCGTGACTCCCTCCTCACCGTCGCCCGCGACCTCGGCTACACCTCCGAGGAGGGCCGGGTCTCCATCGACCAGTGGCGCGAGGACAGCGCGAACGGCACCCTCAAGGAGGTCTTCGCCTGCGGCACCGCCGCCGTGATCACCCCCGTCGGCACCGTGAAGTCGGCCGGCGGCGAGTGGACCCAGGGCGACGGCACCCCCGGCGAGACCACCATGAAGCTCCGCGACCGCCTGCTGGACATCCAGCGCGGCATCGCCGAGGACACCCACGGCTGGATGCACCCGCTGGGCGACTGA